A genomic stretch from Arachis stenosperma cultivar V10309 chromosome 3, arast.V10309.gnm1.PFL2, whole genome shotgun sequence includes:
- the LOC130966118 gene encoding uncharacterized protein LOC130966118: protein MGLEKAGAERKLQLQELECLRLEAYENSKLYKEKVRAVHDKNIKRREFRPGELVLLYNSRLRLMPQKLRSRWEGPYRVEKAEPYGVFHLRHPSSPNILKVNGHHLKLYHSKKMKDNKELEILLLEDLPTEVD from the coding sequence ATGGGACTCGAGAAAGCGGGGGCTGAGAGGAAGCTGCAACTACAAGAACTGGAGtgccttcgcctagaagcatATGAGAACTCCAAGCTTTACAAAGAGAAGGTGAGGGCTGTGCATGACAAGAATATCAAGCGAAGGGAGTTCAGACCTGGGGAGTTGGTTCTCCTTTACaactccaggttgagactcatGCCTCAAAAACTGAGATCTAGATGGGAAGGTCCCTACAGAGTGGAAAAGGCTGAACCATACGGCGTCTTCCATTTGAGGCACCCTTCAAGCCCCAATATCCTCAAGGTCAATGGGCACCACTTGAAGCTCTACCATAGTAAGAAGATGAAAGACAACAAGGAGCTAGAGATCCTCCTCTTGGAGGATCTACCAACAGAAGTCGATTGA
- the LOC130966119 gene encoding uncharacterized protein LOC130966119: MNDLNSTLQALISQLEPSSTLSNQPASSNALPSKPLPNPKGRINAIILRSKTTLQERSHEEPSSKVDIPVEDIVEVEDVEEEDVVQEVVEEEAGQPRNEAPSSTEDTEDAIPLPFPHLARKPRKQMELDPKMVEIFKKVEITISLFDAIQQGVQFFDCMCDLSACVSIMPLSVYDALRLPPLKRSAARFVLADKSIISVAGIAKDVLVSIKGLTFPVDFYILGMPPNDSGRPSSILLGRPFLKTSRFKLDAFSGTYSFEIDSRTVSFNLDEAMKHPPEDHSIFQCDIIDEIVAEVH, encoded by the exons ATGAACGATCTTAACTCCACTTTACAAGCTCTCATATCCCAGTTGGAACCATCTTCCACCCTCAGCAATCAACCTGCAAGCTCCAATGCACTTCCTTCTAAACCCTTACCTAACCCCAAAGGACGAATCAATGCCATTATTTTGAGGTCCAAAACCACACTGCAAGAGAGGAGTCATGAGGAGCCAAGCTCAAAGGTAGATATCCCAGTTGAAGACATTGTTGAGGTAGAGGACGTCGAGGAAGAGGATGTAGTacaagaagtggttgaagaagaagcGGGTCAACCAAGGAATGAAGCACCAAGCAGCACTGAAGATACTGAAGACGCCATTCCCCTTCCATTTCCACACCTTGCTAGGAAGCCCAGAAAGCAGATGGAGCTagaccccaaaatggtagaaatattcaaaaaggttgagaTAACTATTTCCCTTTTTGATGCCATTcagcaa GGTGTACAATTTTTTGACTGCATGTGTGATCTAAGTGCGTGTGTGAGTATTATGCcattatctgtatatgatgctttgaggctccctcccttaaaaagatCAGCAGCACGTTTTGTTTTGGCAGATAAGAGCATTATATCAGTGGCTGGAATTGCTAAGGACGTGCTAGTGAGCATTAAGGGGCTAACATTCCCTGTTGACTTTTATATTTTGGGGATGCCCCCTAATGACTCAGGAAGACCATCATCCATCCTGCTTGGAAGGCCATTTTTGAAGACTTCAAGGTTCAAATTGGATGCCTTCTCAGGAACCTACTCTTTTGAGATAGATAGCAGAACAGTGAGCTTTAATTTGGATGAAGCTATGAAGCACCCACCGGAAGATCACTCAATCTTCCAGTGTGACATTATTGATGAGATTGTGGCTGAAGTCCAttaa